From the genome of Erythrobacter litoralis, one region includes:
- a CDS encoding cysteine desulfurase family protein has product MIYLDYQATTPLAPEAREAMLRWLEGPEGTGFGNPHSAHRMGRSASAAIEAARERVAALLPAGGRVIFTSGATEALNTALRGTGGDVLTFATEHAAVLDCMRPVEASRRAFTVLPVRPDGRADIAALEEAAGPATGLVAAMAINNEIGTRHPLGDIVRIARAKGALVLVDAVQAYGRVPLTELDADFIAISAHKIHGPKGIGALWIRDGEEVEPLMFGGGQEAKLRSGTLSPALCAGFGAAAQIAEERMTADAEHIEALWTRARELFAEWTLNGSASERWHGNLNIRREGLDVSRLMSDCRNVMFSAGSACASGSGRPSHVLSAIGLSDREAKASIRLGFGRYTRRDDIEQAARAITEAAGGQWP; this is encoded by the coding sequence ATGATCTATCTCGATTACCAGGCGACCACCCCGCTAGCGCCCGAGGCGCGCGAGGCGATGCTGCGCTGGCTCGAAGGGCCGGAGGGAACAGGCTTCGGCAATCCGCACAGCGCGCACCGCATGGGCCGGTCGGCCTCGGCCGCGATAGAGGCCGCGCGCGAGCGGGTTGCGGCGCTGCTGCCGGCCGGCGGGCGCGTCATCTTCACCAGCGGGGCGACCGAGGCACTGAACACGGCGCTCAGGGGCACGGGCGGCGACGTGCTGACCTTTGCCACGGAACACGCCGCCGTGCTCGATTGCATGCGCCCGGTCGAGGCTTCGCGGCGGGCTTTCACCGTGCTTCCCGTCCGGCCGGACGGACGGGCCGATATCGCCGCGCTCGAAGAAGCGGCGGGGCCGGCCACCGGGCTCGTCGCGGCGATGGCGATCAACAACGAGATCGGGACGCGCCACCCGCTCGGCGACATAGTCCGGATCGCGCGCGCCAAGGGCGCGCTGGTGCTGGTCGATGCGGTGCAGGCCTATGGCCGGGTGCCTCTGACCGAACTCGATGCCGATTTCATCGCCATCTCCGCGCACAAGATCCACGGTCCCAAGGGCATTGGCGCGCTCTGGATACGCGACGGGGAGGAGGTCGAACCGCTGATGTTCGGCGGCGGTCAGGAAGCGAAACTGCGCTCGGGCACGCTTTCCCCGGCGCTTTGTGCAGGCTTTGGCGCGGCGGCGCAGATCGCTGAGGAACGCATGACCGCGGATGCCGAACACATCGAGGCGCTGTGGACCCGCGCGCGCGAACTGTTCGCCGAATGGACCCTCAACGGCAGCGCATCCGAACGCTGGCACGGCAATCTCAATATCCGCCGCGAAGGCCTCGATGTCTCCCGCCTGATGTCCGATTGCCGCAATGTCATGTTCTCGGCCGGAAGCGCCTGCGCCAGCGGATCGGGTAGGCCGAGCCATGTCCTGAGCGCGATCGGCCTGTCCGATCGCGAAGCGAAGGCCTCGATCCGCCTGGGCTTCGGGCGCTATACGCGGCGGGACGATATCGAACAGGCGGCGCGCGCGATCACCGAGGCCGCCGGAGGGCAGTGGCCATGA
- a CDS encoding alpha/beta hydrolase — MPSVIFPGPEGRLEGRFSPPPRPRAPVALILHPHPEGGGTMNDRIVQRLYKTFADRGFATLRFNFRGVGRSQGSFDSGVGELSDAASALDWVQSIHPEAQTTWVAGYSFGALIGMQLLMRRPEVRGFISVAPPANMYDFSFLAPCPASGIFVQGAADTVVQPNAVQKLVDKLRTQKHITIHHEEIPRANHFFENELEELMGSVDNYLDFRLSPDCPIK; from the coding sequence ATGCCCTCAGTCATCTTTCCCGGCCCAGAAGGCCGTCTCGAAGGCCGTTTCTCACCGCCGCCGCGCCCGCGTGCGCCGGTCGCGCTGATCCTCCACCCCCATCCTGAAGGCGGGGGCACGATGAACGATCGGATCGTGCAGAGGCTCTACAAGACCTTCGCCGATCGTGGTTTCGCAACGCTGCGGTTCAATTTTCGCGGCGTCGGGCGCTCCCAGGGGAGCTTCGATTCGGGCGTGGGCGAACTCTCCGACGCGGCAAGCGCGCTCGATTGGGTCCAGTCGATCCATCCCGAAGCGCAAACGACATGGGTCGCGGGCTATTCCTTCGGCGCGCTGATCGGCATGCAGCTGCTCATGCGACGCCCGGAAGTGCGCGGTTTCATCTCGGTCGCACCGCCTGCGAACATGTACGACTTCTCTTTCCTCGCCCCCTGCCCCGCGAGCGGTATTTTCGTGCAGGGCGCAGCCGATACCGTGGTCCAGCCGAACGCGGTGCAGAAGCTCGTCGACAAGCTGCGCACGCAAAAGCACATCACGATCCATCACGAGGAAATCCCGCGCGCCAATCACTTCTTCGAGAACGAACTCGAGGAATTGATGGGTTCGGTCGATAATTACCTCGATTTCCGGCTTTCGCCCGACTGCCCGATCAAGTGA
- a CDS encoding response regulator transcription factor: MSASDDAIGETQAQAASHASAPANADDDAQSGNAQPRGSEIALVDDDRNILTTVSIALQAEGFVTRLYSDGETALKALVDNPPDLGVFDIKMPKMDGMELLRRVREHSALPVIFLTSKDDEGDEEAGLELGADDYISKPFSQRLLIARIRAILRRAEPARAGASESGEARPTHPIIERGRLFMDPARHHVTWDDRPVSLTVTEFLILEALAARPGVIKSRNQLMDAAYPDDVFVDDRTVDSHIKRMRRKFRSVDPDFGAIETLYGAGYSFNDV, from the coding sequence ATGTCGGCCAGCGATGACGCGATCGGCGAGACGCAGGCGCAAGCCGCCTCCCATGCGTCCGCGCCGGCGAACGCGGACGACGACGCGCAGTCCGGCAACGCCCAGCCGAGGGGCAGCGAAATCGCCCTGGTGGACGATGACCGCAACATCCTCACCACGGTCTCGATCGCGCTCCAGGCCGAAGGGTTCGTGACCCGGCTCTATTCCGATGGCGAGACGGCATTGAAGGCGTTGGTCGACAATCCGCCCGACCTCGGCGTGTTCGACATCAAGATGCCCAAGATGGACGGAATGGAATTGCTGCGCCGGGTGCGCGAACATTCCGCGCTGCCGGTCATCTTCCTCACCAGCAAGGACGATGAGGGCGACGAGGAAGCGGGGCTCGAACTGGGCGCGGACGATTACATATCCAAGCCGTTCAGCCAGCGCCTCCTGATCGCGCGCATCCGGGCGATCCTGCGCCGGGCCGAGCCGGCCCGCGCCGGGGCGAGCGAAAGCGGCGAGGCCCGGCCCACCCATCCGATCATCGAGCGCGGGCGGCTGTTCATGGACCCGGCCCGCCACCACGTCACCTGGGACGATCGCCCGGTCAGCCTGACCGTGACCGAATTCCTGATCCTCGAAGCGCTCGCCGCGCGCCCCGGCGTCATCAAGAGCCGCAACCAGCTGATGGACGCGGCCTATCCGGACGATGTCTTCGTCGACGACCGCACCGTCGACAGCCATATCAAGCGCATGCGCCGCAAGTTCCGCAGCGTCGATCCCGACTTCGGCGCGATCGAGACGCTCTATGGCGCGGGCTACAGCTTCAACGATGTCTAA
- a CDS encoding HPr kinase/phosphorylase has translation MAEDDTTVIQASAVAISGRALLIEGAPGSGKSSLALALIERGARLIGDDGVSLSRGEDGALIAAPPPRIAGMIELRGVGIVRLETAPPAPVALILALRSPRDASPERLPESVPTRPLLGCEIPVLPFEPGPLAPAMRAEWALRLHGLAPR, from the coding sequence ATGGCGGAGGACGACACCACCGTCATCCAGGCGAGCGCGGTCGCGATTTCCGGCCGCGCACTTCTCATCGAAGGCGCGCCGGGCAGCGGCAAGTCGAGCCTCGCGCTCGCGCTGATCGAACGGGGCGCGAGACTGATCGGCGATGACGGCGTGTCGCTTTCGCGCGGTGAGGACGGCGCGCTCATCGCCGCACCGCCACCCCGCATCGCCGGTATGATCGAACTGCGCGGGGTCGGGATCGTGCGGCTGGAGACCGCTCCTCCCGCCCCGGTCGCGCTGATTCTCGCGCTTCGCTCTCCCCGCGATGCTTCGCCGGAACGCCTGCCCGAGAGCGTGCCCACCCGCCCCTTGCTCGGCTGCGAGATCCCCGTCCTGCCCTTCGAACCCGGACCCCTCGCCCCGGCGATGCGCGCCGAATGGGCGCTGCGGCTGCATGGTCTGGCCCCGCGTTGA
- a CDS encoding cysteine desulfurase family protein translates to MTRNYLDHAATTPLRPEAKAALQEGFALWANPSSPHAEGRKARAALEDARARIRAALGWEGELIFTSGASESAELALTRAQAGARLVSAVEHDAILKAAPTAERLPVMPDGALDLDALRESVRRERPLVAVQHVNSETGNRQDLETIAGIVHEAGGLLLADCAQSAGKFALPPCDMAIVSAHKFGGPIGVGALLVRDYAMLEPSGGHERGYRRGTENLPGALGMAAALEADGDPYLAPETLEPLDALAEDCRQLGGTWLADRLSDPTPYVRALAMPNMSGSAQVMRYDMAGFAVSQGSACSSGTMKTSHVLEALGIDEKIAANTIRVSFGWSTTREEVMRFCDQWREFAGG, encoded by the coding sequence TTGACGCGCAATTACCTCGACCATGCCGCCACGACACCGCTGCGTCCGGAGGCGAAGGCCGCCTTGCAGGAAGGCTTTGCCTTGTGGGCGAACCCGTCCTCGCCCCATGCCGAAGGGCGCAAGGCGAGAGCCGCGCTCGAGGATGCGCGCGCGCGGATCAGGGCGGCGCTGGGCTGGGAGGGGGAGCTGATTTTCACCTCGGGCGCGAGCGAGAGCGCGGAACTTGCCCTGACCCGCGCCCAGGCGGGCGCGCGGCTGGTCAGCGCGGTGGAGCACGACGCGATCCTCAAGGCCGCGCCGACCGCCGAACGCCTGCCCGTCATGCCCGACGGGGCGCTCGACCTCGACGCCTTGCGCGAATCCGTGCGGCGCGAGCGCCCGCTGGTCGCGGTCCAGCACGTCAATTCCGAGACCGGCAACCGGCAGGATCTCGAAACGATTGCGGGCATCGTGCACGAGGCGGGGGGGCTGCTGCTCGCCGATTGCGCGCAGAGCGCGGGCAAGTTCGCGCTTCCCCCGTGCGACATGGCGATTGTGTCGGCGCACAAGTTCGGCGGGCCGATCGGCGTCGGCGCCCTGCTGGTAAGGGATTACGCCATGCTCGAACCATCGGGCGGGCATGAACGCGGCTATCGGCGCGGGACCGAGAATCTGCCCGGCGCGCTCGGCATGGCGGCGGCGCTGGAGGCCGATGGCGATCCCTATCTCGCGCCCGAAACGCTCGAACCGCTCGATGCGCTGGCCGAGGATTGCCGGCAGCTGGGCGGGACCTGGCTCGCCGACCGCCTGTCCGATCCCACACCCTATGTCCGCGCGCTTGCCATGCCGAACATGAGCGGCAGCGCGCAGGTCATGCGCTACGACATGGCGGGGTTCGCCGTGTCCCAGGGCTCGGCCTGTTCGTCGGGCACGATGAAGACCAGCCACGTGCTGGAGGCGCTGGGGATTGACGAGAAGATCGCGGCGAACACGATCCGGGTTTCGTTCGGCTGGTCGACGACGCGCGAGGAGGTGATGCGCTTCTGCGACCAATGGCGGGAGTTCGCGGGCGGATGA
- a CDS encoding DUF885 domain-containing protein: MRESNAAKIPARSVNRREALGTFGGVSALALLPGCAAGYSQPSLRDTPPDTLSPDRMLDRIAYAMLEHEPGRATGLGIDNGEYAGWRGTFGKVGEEGREAYASTLRDALEKARSYPREGISADQQVGFEVVETAFASALEGMALPYGEVAVGSWRNAPYVVIQNVGGYIDYPRFFGSTQPVRSDSDVYLYLNRLSQVPTILDAERERMREARGMGVVPPDFLLDKAIAQMEASIAAAAEGTPYAGPLAEGIRANLPDGSFDEQVEMAREISRLDIAPALAAQMEELKAQRAVATSDAGMWARPMGDEWYDWAIRASTTTSLSPDEIHRQGLEELADLHGRMDPILREIGYTKGTVGERMKALSKDPRYQFAKGDEGRAEIMAFIEERIGWIKAQMPRAFTQLVDPNLEVRRLPLAEEPGAPGAYGGAGSKDGTIPSRMWINLRTTDLHRKYDLPDLTFHETIPGHVWEGEFSNRLPLIRSILAFNAFSEGWALYGEQLADELGAYEEFKVGRLGYLQSLAFRACRLVVDTGLHAKRWTREEGRRFFVEENGSKPQEVASEVDRYCSWPGQACGYKVGHTQIVEQRERAKTALGSAFDFRSFNTAVILGGNAPLNVVENTVGRYIAGARG; the protein is encoded by the coding sequence ATGAGAGAGAGCAACGCAGCCAAGATCCCCGCCCGTTCCGTCAATCGCCGCGAAGCGCTCGGCACGTTCGGCGGTGTTTCCGCGCTCGCGCTGCTGCCCGGTTGCGCCGCGGGATATTCCCAGCCGAGCCTGCGCGACACGCCGCCCGACACGCTTTCGCCCGACCGGATGCTCGACCGGATCGCCTATGCGATGCTCGAGCACGAGCCGGGCCGTGCGACCGGCCTGGGGATCGACAACGGCGAATATGCCGGCTGGCGCGGGACCTTCGGCAAGGTCGGCGAGGAAGGGCGCGAGGCCTATGCCTCGACCCTGCGTGACGCGCTCGAAAAGGCGCGGTCCTATCCGCGTGAGGGCATCTCCGCCGACCAGCAGGTCGGCTTCGAAGTGGTCGAGACCGCCTTTGCCAGCGCGCTCGAAGGCATGGCGCTGCCCTATGGCGAAGTCGCCGTCGGATCGTGGCGCAATGCGCCCTATGTCGTGATCCAGAATGTCGGCGGCTATATCGACTATCCGCGCTTTTTCGGATCGACGCAGCCGGTGCGATCGGATTCGGACGTCTATTTGTACCTCAACCGCCTCAGCCAGGTGCCCACCATCCTCGATGCCGAGCGCGAACGCATGCGCGAGGCACGGGGCATGGGCGTGGTCCCGCCCGACTTCCTGCTCGACAAGGCGATCGCGCAGATGGAAGCAAGCATTGCGGCCGCCGCCGAGGGCACGCCCTATGCGGGGCCGCTCGCCGAGGGGATACGCGCGAATCTGCCGGACGGTTCGTTCGACGAACAGGTCGAGATGGCGCGCGAGATCAGCAGGCTCGACATTGCGCCCGCGCTCGCCGCGCAAATGGAGGAGCTGAAGGCCCAGCGCGCCGTCGCGACGTCCGATGCCGGCATGTGGGCGCGCCCGATGGGCGATGAATGGTACGACTGGGCGATCCGCGCCTCGACCACGACCTCGCTTTCGCCCGACGAAATCCACCGGCAGGGGCTTGAGGAACTGGCCGATCTGCATGGGAGGATGGACCCGATCCTGCGCGAAATCGGCTATACGAAAGGCACGGTCGGCGAACGGATGAAGGCGCTTTCCAAGGACCCGCGCTACCAGTTCGCCAAGGGCGATGAGGGCCGGGCCGAGATCATGGCCTTCATCGAAGAGCGGATTGGCTGGATCAAGGCGCAGATGCCGCGCGCCTTCACGCAGCTGGTCGACCCCAACCTCGAAGTGCGCCGCCTGCCGCTGGCCGAGGAGCCGGGCGCGCCGGGCGCCTATGGCGGCGCGGGAAGCAAGGACGGGACCATCCCGAGCCGGATGTGGATCAACCTTCGCACCACCGATCTCCACCGCAAATACGACCTTCCCGATCTCACCTTTCACGAGACCATTCCCGGTCATGTCTGGGAGGGCGAGTTTTCCAACCGCCTGCCGTTGATCCGTTCGATCCTCGCCTTCAACGCGTTTTCCGAAGGCTGGGCGCTCTACGGCGAACAGCTCGCCGACGAACTGGGCGCCTATGAGGAATTCAAGGTCGGGCGGCTGGGATACCTGCAGAGCCTCGCCTTTCGCGCCTGCAGGCTGGTGGTCGATACGGGCCTTCACGCAAAGCGTTGGACGCGCGAGGAAGGGCGCCGGTTCTTCGTCGAGGAAAACGGGTCGAAGCCGCAGGAAGTCGCAAGCGAGGTCGATCGCTATTGCAGCTGGCCGGGCCAGGCCTGCGGCTACAAGGTCGGGCACACACAGATCGTCGAACAGCGCGAGCGGGCGAAGACGGCGCTCGGCAGCGCCTTCGATTTCAGGTCCTTCAACACCGCGGTGATCCTTGGCGGAAACGCGCCCCTCAACGTGGTCGAGAACACGGTCGGCCGCTACATCGCCGGCGCGCGGGGGTGA
- a CDS encoding sensor histidine kinase, translating into MGRLPPGARRGSGEVHSALRTGEQFTTTGRFALTARILVVNILPLVLLGGGLFYLDGYRTQLINERFKMARIEAQITAEALAGATRERQEALLVQIGKEQRMRLRMFDAEGRLWADSFALAEPAFQFDDISDDSWDQQFARWLDRTVDTIVSAEPVTDYVEPEAQEADAWPELARAREEGVSQVRLYDWLDGTPVITAAAPVGLNGATLLTVRNAVDITESVRAARSTLGIAVLCVLAASILLSLFLARTIVTPLRLLAKAAMRVRAGREREVEVPRLPERSDEIGLLARAVSDMTGALRQRIDAVDSFAADVAHEIKNPLASLRSAIESLPRVEDPNLRRELEQIATHDVRRIDRLVSEISDASRIDAEMSRATLERIDLADLVRAIIGSREHRSENEGRAIELAARGFAPIVAGVGARLERVVENLLDNAVSFSPPDAPIEVGIDNDGDWVTLTVCDYGPGIPEDSRDKVFQRFHSVRPEQEDFGHHSGLGLAIARAIAEAHDGTLRADSRPDAKRGACLRLRLPAA; encoded by the coding sequence ATGGGGCGACTGCCGCCGGGTGCGCGGCGCGGCTCGGGCGAGGTCCATTCCGCGCTGCGCACGGGCGAGCAGTTCACCACCACCGGCCGCTTTGCGCTGACCGCGCGCATCCTCGTGGTCAACATCCTGCCGCTGGTGCTGCTGGGCGGCGGGCTGTTCTACCTTGACGGCTACCGCACGCAGCTCATCAACGAACGCTTCAAGATGGCCCGGATCGAGGCCCAGATCACGGCCGAGGCGCTTGCCGGCGCGACCCGCGAGCGGCAGGAGGCGTTGCTCGTCCAGATCGGCAAGGAACAGCGCATGCGGCTTCGGATGTTCGATGCCGAGGGGCGGCTGTGGGCCGACAGCTTCGCGCTCGCCGAGCCCGCCTTCCAGTTCGACGACATCTCCGACGACAGCTGGGACCAGCAATTCGCCCGCTGGCTCGACCGGACTGTGGACACGATCGTCTCGGCCGAACCGGTCACCGATTACGTCGAACCTGAAGCGCAGGAAGCCGACGCCTGGCCGGAACTCGCCCGCGCGCGCGAAGAGGGGGTGAGCCAGGTGCGGCTCTACGACTGGCTCGACGGGACGCCGGTCATCACCGCGGCGGCGCCGGTCGGCCTCAACGGGGCGACCCTGCTGACCGTGCGCAACGCGGTCGACATCACCGAAAGCGTGCGCGCGGCGCGATCGACGCTGGGCATCGCGGTGCTGTGCGTGCTCGCCGCCTCGATCCTGCTCTCGCTGTTCCTCGCCCGCACGATCGTCACGCCGCTGCGGCTGCTCGCCAAGGCGGCGATGCGGGTGCGCGCCGGCCGCGAACGCGAGGTCGAGGTCCCCCGCCTGCCCGAACGCAGCGACGAGATCGGCCTGCTCGCCCGCGCGGTTTCGGACATGACTGGCGCATTGCGCCAGAGGATCGACGCGGTCGACAGCTTCGCCGCCGATGTCGCGCACGAGATCAAGAACCCGCTCGCGAGCCTGCGCAGCGCGATCGAATCCCTGCCCCGCGTCGAGGATCCCAATCTGCGCCGCGAACTCGAACAGATCGCCACCCACGACGTGCGCCGGATCGACCGGCTCGTCTCGGAAATCTCGGATGCGAGCCGGATCGACGCCGAGATGAGCCGCGCCACGCTCGAACGGATCGACCTTGCCGATCTCGTGCGCGCGATCATCGGCAGCCGCGAACACCGCTCGGAGAACGAAGGTCGCGCGATCGAGCTTGCCGCGCGCGGCTTCGCACCGATCGTCGCGGGAGTGGGCGCGCGGCTCGAAAGGGTGGTCGAAAACCTGCTCGACAACGCCGTCTCCTTCTCGCCGCCCGATGCGCCGATCGAGGTCGGGATCGACAATGACGGCGACTGGGTGACGCTCACCGTGTGCGACTATGGTCCCGGCATCCCCGAAGATTCGCGCGACAAGGTGTTCCAGCGGTTCCATTCGGTGCGCCCTGAACAGGAGGATTTCGGCCATCATTCCGGCCTCGGCCTCGCCATCGCGCGCGCCATCGCCGAAGCGCATGACGGCACGCTTCGCGCCGACAGCCGCCCCGATGCCAAGCGCGGCGCCTGCCTGCGCCTGCGCCTGCCGGCCGCCTGA
- a CDS encoding energy transducer TonB: MTDADYRSRWIREGMSGTARFTLAIDPSGRISECTITRSSGHAELDAATVA, translated from the coding sequence GTGACCGACGCCGACTATCGCAGCCGCTGGATCCGCGAGGGAATGAGCGGGACCGCTCGCTTCACGCTCGCGATCGATCCATCGGGGCGGATCAGCGAATGCACCATCACCCGGTCTTCTGGCCATGCCGAACTCGATGCGGCGACTGTCGCCTGA
- a CDS encoding 2Fe-2S iron-sulfur cluster-binding protein has protein sequence MGIKVRFIDPQGRAVEAEGEPGDSLLRVGQAAGLPLEGTCEGQMACSTCHVIVAPEWFDRLAQASEEEEDMLDFAAGVRRTSRLSCQIELTDEMDGLTVSVPSESIDARRM, from the coding sequence ATGGGCATAAAGGTGCGCTTCATCGACCCGCAGGGCCGCGCGGTCGAGGCCGAGGGCGAACCGGGCGACAGCCTGCTGCGCGTCGGCCAGGCCGCGGGCCTGCCGCTGGAGGGGACATGCGAGGGGCAGATGGCGTGTTCGACCTGCCACGTCATTGTCGCTCCCGAGTGGTTCGACCGGCTCGCGCAGGCAAGCGAGGAGGAGGAGGACATGCTCGATTTCGCCGCCGGGGTGCGCCGCACGAGCCGCCTTTCCTGCCAGATCGAGCTGACCGATGAGATGGACGGGCTGACGGTGAGCGTGCCGTCCGAAAGCATCGACGCCCGACGGATGTAG
- the rapZ gene encoding RNase adapter RapZ: MTNSSEPEANAGTTDRQRLLLLTGLSGAGKSTALDVLEDLGWETIDNFPVRMLKRLVARPGEEQGRLAIGFDSRTRGFVPADVIALAKELAGRDQLTTSFMFMDCADAELERRFNETRRRHPMAQGRPVLDGIAADRELLEPLRRWADIVIDTTALSSNDLQARIRELFGERDADGTTLTISSFGFARGMPPLADLVFDMRFLDNPHWAPGLRELTGRDAPVGAHIEQDPAFADAFARIRDLLLTLLPRYHAQGKSYVHVAFGCTGGRHRSVYTAECMAQALREQGFSPTVRHRNLASRAADELERRQAGVT; encoded by the coding sequence ATGACGAATTCCAGCGAACCCGAGGCCAATGCAGGGACGACCGACCGCCAGCGCTTGCTGCTCCTCACCGGCCTGTCCGGTGCGGGCAAGTCGACCGCGCTCGATGTGCTCGAGGATCTCGGCTGGGAGACGATCGACAATTTCCCGGTGCGCATGCTCAAGCGGCTGGTGGCACGGCCGGGCGAGGAACAGGGACGCCTCGCGATCGGGTTCGATTCGCGCACGAGGGGTTTCGTCCCCGCCGACGTGATCGCGCTGGCTAAGGAGCTTGCGGGCCGCGACCAACTCACCACCAGCTTCATGTTCATGGATTGCGCCGATGCGGAGCTCGAGCGGCGCTTCAACGAAACCCGCCGCCGCCACCCCATGGCGCAGGGGCGCCCGGTGCTCGACGGGATCGCGGCGGACCGCGAACTGCTCGAACCGCTGCGGCGCTGGGCCGATATCGTCATCGACACGACCGCGCTGTCATCGAACGACCTGCAGGCGCGCATCCGCGAGCTGTTCGGCGAGCGGGACGCGGACGGGACCACGCTGACGATCTCGAGCTTCGGGTTCGCGCGCGGGATGCCGCCGCTCGCCGATCTCGTCTTTGACATGCGATTTCTCGACAACCCGCACTGGGCCCCGGGCCTGCGCGAGCTGACCGGCCGCGATGCGCCCGTCGGCGCGCATATCGAACAGGACCCCGCGTTCGCCGATGCCTTCGCGCGCATCCGCGACCTGCTGCTCACCCTGCTTCCGCGCTACCATGCCCAGGGAAAATCCTATGTCCATGTCGCCTTCGGCTGTACCGGAGGGAGACATCGCTCGGTCTACACCGCCGAGTGCATGGCGCAGGCCTTGCGCGAGCAGGGATTTTCGCCCACTGTCCGGCACCGCAATCTTGCCTCGCGCGCCGCGGACGAGCTCGAGCGCAGGCAGGCCGGTGTGACGTGA
- a CDS encoding phosphoenolpyruvate carboxykinase, translating to MTPLAFSLASQGIETSAEIHPNLGTPELVEAALANGEGSLSRHGALVVKTGAHTGRSAKDKFIVRDGETEDSVWWGKVNVPMTPEHFAALKADFMQAVAEKDTLYVADLFGGSQPEHRVNVRVINELAWHNLFIRTLLVRPDANELSGFSPEYTIIDLPSFRADPERHGTRGETVIAVNFSEKLILIGGTKYAGEMKKSVFGILNYLLPTRGVMPMHCSANISEDGKTAVFFGLSGTGKTTLSADASRTLIGDDEHGWSDTAVFNFEGGCYAKMIRLSEEAEPEIYATTRRFGTVLENVVMDLDTRELDLDDNSLAENTRGAYPIDFIPNTSEKNLGPVPSNVVMLTADAFGVLPPIARLTPEQAMYHFLSGYTAKVAGTEIGVTEPEATFSTCFGAPFMPRHPSVYGNLLKERIAKGSVQCWLINTGWTGGKYGAGHRMPIKATRALLNAALDGDLDHVEFRQDPNFGFAVPISVPALSEAGIEQSILDPRSTWDDKAEYDATAAKLVQLFIDNFAEFEAHVDEGVRKAAPVAA from the coding sequence TTGACCCCGCTCGCCTTTTCTCTTGCCAGCCAGGGAATCGAGACCTCGGCTGAAATCCACCCAAATCTAGGCACTCCCGAACTCGTCGAGGCCGCGCTCGCGAATGGCGAGGGATCGCTTTCCAGGCATGGCGCGCTTGTCGTGAAGACCGGCGCGCATACCGGGCGCAGCGCGAAGGACAAGTTCATCGTGCGCGACGGCGAGACTGAGGACAGCGTATGGTGGGGCAAGGTCAACGTGCCGATGACGCCCGAACATTTCGCCGCGCTCAAGGCGGATTTCATGCAGGCGGTCGCGGAAAAGGACACGCTCTATGTCGCCGACCTTTTCGGCGGCTCGCAGCCGGAACACAGGGTCAATGTGCGCGTCATCAACGAACTGGCGTGGCACAACCTGTTCATCCGCACCCTTCTGGTGCGCCCGGATGCCAATGAACTCTCCGGCTTCTCGCCCGAATACACGATCATCGACCTGCCGAGCTTCCGCGCCGATCCCGAACGCCACGGCACGCGGGGCGAGACCGTGATCGCGGTCAATTTCTCCGAAAAGCTGATCCTGATCGGCGGTACGAAATATGCCGGCGAGATGAAGAAGAGCGTCTTCGGTATCCTCAACTACCTGCTGCCGACGCGCGGCGTGATGCCGATGCACTGCTCGGCCAATATCAGCGAGGACGGCAAGACGGCGGTCTTCTTCGGCCTGTCGGGCACGGGCAAGACCACGCTGTCGGCCGATGCCAGCCGGACGTTGATCGGCGACGATGAACATGGTTGGTCGGACACCGCGGTCTTCAATTTCGAAGGCGGCTGCTATGCCAAGATGATCCGCCTGTCCGAAGAGGCCGAGCCCGAAATCTACGCCACCACGCGCCGGTTTGGCACCGTGCTCGAGAATGTCGTCATGGACCTCGACACGCGCGAGCTCGACCTCGACGACAATTCCCTCGCCGAAAACACGCGCGGGGCCTATCCGATCGACTTCATCCCCAATACGAGCGAGAAGAACCTCGGCCCCGTTCCCTCGAACGTCGTGATGCTGACGGCCGATGCCTTCGGCGTGCTTCCGCCGATCGCGCGGCTGACGCCGGAACAGGCAATGTATCACTTCCTGTCGGGCTACACCGCCAAGGTCGCCGGGACCGAGATCGGCGTGACCGAGCCCGAGGCGACGTTCTCGACCTGTTTCGGTGCGCCGTTCATGCCGCGCCATCCGAGCGTCTACGGCAATCTCCTGAAGGAGCGCATCGCCAAGGGCTCCGTGCAGTGCTGGCTCATCAACACCGGCTGGACGGGCGGGAAATACGGCGCTGGCCACCGCATGCCGATCAAGGCGACCCGAGCGCTTCTCAATGCCGCGCTCGACGGCGATCTCGACCATGTCGAATTCCGGCAGGACCCCAATTTCGGCTTCGCCGTGCCGATCAGCGTGCCTGCCCTGTCCGAGGCGGGGATCGAGCAGTCGATCCTCGACCCGCGCAGCACGTGGGACGACAAGGCGGAATACGACGCGACCGCGGCGAAGCTGGTTCAGCTCTTCATCGACAATTTCGCCGAGTTCGAGGCCCATGTCGACGAAGGCGTGCGCAAGGCGGCGCCGGTGGCGGCCTGA